The DNA sequence TTGCAGACGCGATCGCCCAAACGGTGCAACATCCCCCCACGGTTGAACATCCACCGTTTCCTATCATTCCAGGCGGGATGACCGTGCAGGATCTAGATCAGTATGCCGTGAGGGTGCGTCCTCCAACGGTGACCTCCTATCGCGGTTATACGCTGTATGGTATGGGCTTACCCAGTAGTGGTGGGCTGACTACGGGGGAAATTTTCAATATTCTCTCAGGGTTTGATCTAGACCATCTTGATCTGCCAAAGTCCTGGCATACGGTCATTGAAGCGGAACGCTTAGCCTTTGCCGATCGCAATGCTTATCTAGGGGATCCAGGCTACGTAGATGTACCCGTTGCCGGGCTAAGCCATGCGGATTTTATTCAATCACGGCGATCGCTCATTGGCGATCGCGCTCTAGAAGGCGGACGCGAGGCGCGGGCGATGCAGGGCAATCCGCTGCTATACCAAGTTGATCCAAGTCCTAGCATGACCGTTCCCCCGCCAATGGTTCTCACTGAGGGAGCTGAAGGAACGTCAACGACCCATCTTGTGGTCAGCGATCGCTGGGGCAATGTGGTGTCCTATACGTTTACGATTGAATCGATTGGTGGTTCGGGTATCGTAGTACCGGGATATGGATTTATCCTCAACAATGAGTTAACGGACTTCGATCCAGTGAGTCCCCATCCAAATACACCAGAACCTGGGAAACGACCACGCAGCAGCATGGCCCCCACTATTGCCCGCAGTCCTGAAGGAGCGATCTTGGCCTTTGGCTCCCCTGGCGGCTCCACCATCATCACAACCGTGGCGGGTATTGGCATTAACCTGATGGATTTCGGGATGTCCTTACCCGATGCGATCGCTGCCCCTCGGATCTCCCAGCGTAATAGTGGCATCACTCTGGTGGATAGCGGGTTTGAACATACAGCAACTGGAGAGGCGATCGCAGCCCTAGGGCATGTTTTGGAACCGGTGCCAGATATTGGTGCAGCCGTAGGTCTTGTGGTACATCCAGATGGGCTCACGGTGGCTGCAGCCGAACCAAGACGGCGCGGAGGCGGTGCAGCTATGGTGGTGGGTCAGTAAGATAGAGCTATCGTTCCAGGGCTTAGGAAACCCATAAAAACCTGGAGATCTTTGAATGGTTGAACGTTCATCTAGGAGATGTCTCAACCCGACAGACTACAGCTATAACCTACTTGATTCTTGAATCTAACATCACTAGCCTCCCAAATTACGTGGACTTGGGAGGCTAGATAACTCATCAAGAGCGATCGCTTAGGTGATCACTGTAGGCTTGTCGCGACCTGTGAGTGTCCGAATTTGAGCTATCTCATCAGCGATCGCAATCAGGTCACTGAGGGCATCTTGAGGATCAAGTCCTTGCTTAGCTGGATCGGCTTCGTAGCTTTCCACGTACAGCCGCAGGGTTGCACCCTTGGTGCCGGTACCCGAGAGGCGGAAGACGATGCGGGAGCCATCGGTGAAGCCAATACGGATGCCTTGCTTCTTGCTGATGCTGCCGTCTACGGGGTCGGTATAGCTAAAGTCATCGCCATAGTCAACCTCATACTTGCCGTAAATCTTACCCTTCAGGGTTGGGACAAGCGATCGCAAGTTATCCATGAGTTGATTGGCTGGTTCGCTAGCTACTTCTTCATAGTCATGGCGAGAGTAGTAGTTGCGACCATAGGTTTTCCAGTGCTCGGTGACGATCGCTTCCACTGATTCTTGACGAACAGCTAAGACATTCAGCCAAAATAAGACCGCCCACAGGCCATCTTTTTCACGCACATGATTAGAACCTGTGCCGAAGCTTTCCTCGCCGCAGAGAGTCGCCTTACCTGCATCCAGTAAGTTGCCGAAGAACTTCCAGCCGGTGGGTGTTTCGTAGCAGTCAATCCCCAAAGCAGCGGCGACGCGGTCGGGGGCTTGGCTGGTGGGCATGGAGCGGGCGATGCCGGCCAGTCCATTTTTGTAGCCGGGTACCAGGGTGGCATTGGCGGCTAAGATGGCTAAGCTATCGCTAGGGGTGACGAAGAAGCGTTGTCCGAGGATCATGTTGCGATCGCCGTCTCCATCCGATGCAGCTCCAAAATCAGGCGCATCCTTGCCAAACAGGAGTTCCACCAAGTCATGGGCATAGACCAGGTTTGGATCGGGGTGGCCGCCGCCGAAGTCTTCTAGGGGAACACCATTCACCACCGTGCCTGCTGGCGCACCTAGTAACTGTTCGAAAATCACCTGAGCGTAGGGGCCGGTGACGGCGTGCATCGAGTCTATGCTCATGCGGAAGGCGGTGCTGGATAGGTAAGCACGGATGCGATCGAAGTCAAATAGGGACTGCATGAGTTCGGCGTAGTCGGCAACGGCGTCGATCACCTCCACGGTCATCTCGCCGAGCTGCACGGAACCCAGTTGATCGAGATCCACATCCGCAACTTCTAGAATCTTGAACTGGTCGATCGTCTGGCTGCGAGCATAGATGGCTTCCGTCACCTTTTCGGGGGCAGGGCCGCCATTGCCGATGTTGTACTTAATGCCAAAGTCGCCATCGGGGCCGCCGGGGTTGTGGCTGGCGGATAGGATGATGCCTCCAAAGGCTTGATATTTGCGGATAATGCAGGAGGCTGCGGGGGTTGACAAGATACCGCCTTGACCCACCAACACGCGCCCAAAGCCGTTGGCTGCCGCCATTTTAAGAATGACTTGGATGGCGACCCGATTGTAGTATCGTCCATCGCCGCCCACC is a window from the Candidatus Obscuribacterales bacterium genome containing:
- the ggt gene encoding gamma-glutamyltransferase, which gives rise to MGKRHFWLALCICSVAWYALTANRLTFAQPSPFVAQGYGGAVATVDPQATQIGINILKSGGNAVDAAIATAAALGVSEPFSAGLGGGGFMVIYLNDQDYVITLDGREQAPASTHVDIFADPDRPREILPFFPNRISSGVAVGVPGTPLEWSEAMSRYGTLSLAEVLQPAISLADDGFRVDETFHQQVTQNQARFAAFTSTQTLFLPEGHPPAIGSWFRNPDLAKTYRLLAAQGVNAFYRGEVADAIAQTVQHPPTVEHPPFPIIPGGMTVQDLDQYAVRVRPPTVTSYRGYTLYGMGLPSSGGLTTGEIFNILSGFDLDHLDLPKSWHTVIEAERLAFADRNAYLGDPGYVDVPVAGLSHADFIQSRRSLIGDRALEGGREARAMQGNPLLYQVDPSPSMTVPPPMVLTEGAEGTSTTHLVVSDRWGNVVSYTFTIESIGGSGIVVPGYGFILNNELTDFDPVSPHPNTPEPGKRPRSSMAPTIARSPEGAILAFGSPGGSTIITTVAGIGINLMDFGMSLPDAIAAPRISQRNSGITLVDSGFEHTATGEAIAALGHVLEPVPDIGAAVGLVVHPDGLTVAAAEPRRRGGGAAMVVGQ
- a CDS encoding alpha-D-glucose phosphate-specific phosphoglucomutase, whose product is MNIHTVSTQPFDDQKPGTSGLRKSVTAFQTRNYLENFVQSIFDSLEGYAGSTLVVGGDGRYYNRVAIQVILKMAAANGFGRVLVGQGGILSTPAASCIIRKYQAFGGIILSASHNPGGPDGDFGIKYNIGNGGPAPEKVTEAIYARSQTIDQFKILEVADVDLDQLGSVQLGEMTVEVIDAVADYAELMQSLFDFDRIRAYLSSTAFRMSIDSMHAVTGPYAQVIFEQLLGAPAGTVVNGVPLEDFGGGHPDPNLVYAHDLVELLFGKDAPDFGAASDGDGDRNMILGQRFFVTPSDSLAILAANATLVPGYKNGLAGIARSMPTSQAPDRVAAALGIDCYETPTGWKFFGNLLDAGKATLCGEESFGTGSNHVREKDGLWAVLFWLNVLAVRQESVEAIVTEHWKTYGRNYYSRHDYEEVASEPANQLMDNLRSLVPTLKGKIYGKYEVDYGDDFSYTDPVDGSISKKQGIRIGFTDGSRIVFRLSGTGTKGATLRLYVESYEADPAKQGLDPQDALSDLIAIADEIAQIRTLTGRDKPTVIT